A single region of the Deltaproteobacteria bacterium genome encodes:
- the lpdA gene encoding dihydrolipoyl dehydrogenase, with amino-acid sequence MRSFDLVVIGGGPGGYVAAIRAAQRGFKVALVEKGELGGTCLHRGCIPSKAYLAAAEMIESARRAEKVGIHFDPPRIDFAKLVQGKDEKVKRLESGIAGLIKGNKIEFFQGEGRLEAVDKILVGAETLSARQILLATGTQPIRPTAFLFDGQSILTTDELFKLKSLPGRLLVVGGGVIGSEIACAFNLLGSKVTVVEFLSEILPQEGGLASRTLKSIFEKRGVVLRTGIKVEKMEKKGSEVVSILSSGEEIAADIALVAIGRTVGADRLGLAKLGIELQNGFVKVSEWLETSVPGIFAIGDLIGSTLLAHGAMAEGICAAENMTGHEKVIDYSAVPRITYTIPEIASIGKKEAELKSSGLSYKVGRFSFIANAKAIVHEETEGFAEIYVATDEKILGAVVCGAHASDMIQEVALVMRNGLSVRALTGTIHAHPTLMEILYESAEDSLGEAIHKMGRKGISTASN; translated from the coding sequence GGGGGGTATGTTGCCGCTATTCGTGCAGCCCAACGGGGGTTCAAGGTTGCCCTTGTTGAAAAAGGAGAACTGGGGGGAACCTGTCTCCACCGAGGTTGCATCCCTTCCAAGGCGTATCTTGCCGCCGCTGAAATGATCGAAAGCGCTCGAAGGGCCGAAAAAGTCGGGATCCATTTTGATCCTCCCCGGATCGATTTTGCCAAGCTGGTTCAAGGTAAAGATGAAAAGGTGAAGAGACTCGAGTCCGGGATCGCAGGTCTCATTAAAGGGAACAAGATTGAATTTTTTCAGGGGGAGGGGCGTCTTGAGGCGGTTGATAAGATTCTTGTTGGTGCCGAGACGCTATCGGCTCGGCAAATCCTGCTCGCAACAGGGACGCAGCCGATCCGTCCGACGGCCTTTCTATTTGACGGCCAATCGATTTTAACGACCGATGAGTTGTTCAAGCTCAAATCTCTTCCGGGGCGTCTCCTTGTGGTGGGTGGAGGGGTTATCGGCTCTGAAATCGCCTGTGCCTTTAATCTCCTTGGGTCCAAGGTCACCGTCGTGGAATTTCTGTCCGAGATCCTGCCTCAGGAGGGGGGGCTTGCCTCACGCACCCTCAAATCAATCTTTGAAAAGAGAGGGGTCGTCCTTCGAACCGGTATCAAAGTCGAGAAGATGGAAAAGAAGGGGAGTGAGGTGGTCTCAATCCTTTCCAGCGGAGAGGAGATAGCTGCCGATATTGCCCTCGTCGCTATTGGTCGAACGGTTGGGGCTGATCGATTGGGGCTGGCCAAGTTAGGCATTGAGCTCCAAAACGGGTTTGTCAAGGTGAGTGAATGGCTTGAGACCTCGGTTCCGGGAATCTTTGCGATCGGGGATCTCATTGGATCAACCTTGCTTGCTCATGGGGCGATGGCAGAGGGGATCTGTGCGGCAGAGAACATGACCGGTCATGAGAAGGTGATTGATTATTCGGCCGTTCCCCGGATCACCTACACGATTCCCGAGATTGCCTCGATCGGCAAAAAGGAGGCGGAGCTCAAATCATCAGGACTTTCCTACAAGGTGGGTCGGTTCTCCTTTATCGCCAATGCCAAGGCGATCGTGCATGAAGAGACAGAGGGATTTGCAGAGATCTATGTCGCCACCGACGAAAAGATCTTAGGGGCTGTTGTCTGCGGGGCGCATGCCTCGGATATGATCCAGGAGGTGGCGCTTGTGATGAGAAACGGCTTGTCGGTCAGGGCCCTGACCGGAACGATCCACGCCCATCCGACACTCATGGAGATCCTCTACGAATCGGCGGAAGACTCCTTGGGGGAGGCGATTCATAAGATGGGGAGAAAAGGGATTAGCACGGCCTCAAATTGA